A DNA window from Deltaproteobacteria bacterium contains the following coding sequences:
- a CDS encoding KamA family radical SAM protein, whose product MRFQFTDSPPPQGVQFSDWNNWIWQMRHSLKSEAEFKKQFSMTASERAGFASGEIPLFEVRTTPYYAALASPTDQDDPIRKMLMPRKEELHRGTQAMLDPLGERKNNPSPRIVHRYPDRVLFLVTDFCSVYCRYCTRKHFTGGEQAFVKPDEYKAALSYLRRATGVREVILSGGDPLTLSDEKLDRVVSDLRKIDHIEIIRVGTRMPVVCPMRVTDDLVGILKKAKPVYLMTHFNHPRELTTQAAAAVERFVDNGIPVFNQMVLLNGVNNDARIVQALSRRLLFLRAKPYYMFQCDPSFGTDHLRTSVEESLEIQAELWGNLSGLAMPTLSLDIPDGGGKATLVPEFEMIDKRLGDREAGTTRSYRGWDGVESVYKSPPRSQRQLPIDAADYQEEWNALKRAKSKPQNPVEGQRTHFFADPLLPTEV is encoded by the coding sequence ATGCGTTTTCAGTTCACAGATTCGCCGCCGCCTCAGGGTGTTCAATTTTCAGATTGGAATAATTGGATCTGGCAAATGCGCCACTCCCTGAAGTCCGAAGCTGAATTTAAAAAGCAGTTCTCAATGACAGCTTCAGAACGGGCGGGCTTCGCAAGTGGTGAGATCCCATTATTTGAAGTGCGGACCACTCCTTATTATGCAGCGCTGGCAAGCCCTACAGACCAAGACGATCCGATTCGAAAGATGCTGATGCCGCGGAAAGAGGAATTGCACCGGGGAACTCAGGCGATGCTTGATCCCCTGGGCGAGCGCAAAAACAATCCCTCGCCACGGATCGTGCACCGATATCCCGATCGCGTCCTTTTTTTAGTAACTGACTTTTGTTCAGTCTACTGTCGGTACTGCACGAGAAAGCACTTTACTGGCGGCGAGCAAGCCTTTGTGAAACCTGATGAGTACAAAGCAGCACTCAGTTATTTACGTCGTGCCACTGGAGTACGTGAAGTCATTTTGTCTGGCGGCGATCCGCTGACATTGTCAGATGAAAAGTTAGATCGAGTCGTTTCTGACTTGAGAAAAATCGATCATATCGAAATTATTCGCGTGGGCACAAGAATGCCGGTCGTGTGTCCAATGCGTGTGACGGACGATCTAGTTGGAATTCTCAAAAAAGCAAAGCCCGTGTATTTGATGACCCATTTCAATCACCCGCGCGAACTGACTACGCAGGCTGCAGCGGCTGTTGAACGTTTTGTCGACAACGGGATTCCAGTCTTCAATCAAATGGTTTTACTCAACGGAGTGAACAACGATGCGCGGATCGTGCAGGCACTTTCTCGTCGCCTTCTGTTTCTTCGCGCCAAACCTTACTACATGTTTCAATGCGATCCCTCGTTTGGCACAGATCATTTGAGAACAAGTGTCGAAGAGAGTTTGGAGATTCAAGCCGAGCTCTGGGGTAACTTGTCGGGTCTTGCAATGCCAACGTTGTCGCTTGATATTCCCGACGGCGGCGGTAAAGCCACCTTGGTACCGGAATTCGAAATGATTGATAAGCGCTTGGGCGACCGCGAAGCGGGAACAACGCGTTCTTACAGAGGCTGGGATGGTGTCGAGTCTGTCTACAAAAGTCCGCCTAGGTCTCAACGTCAGTTGCCGATCGATGCAGCCGATTACCAAGAAGAATGGAACGCCTTAAAGCGTGCGAAATCTAAACCGCAGAACCCGGTCGAAGGCCAGCGCACTCATTTTTTTGCCGATCCGCTTTTGCCAACTGAAGTTTGA
- a CDS encoding UvrD-helicase domain-containing protein — protein sequence MRHEGSTTLLEAITRGLNPPQAEAVEAMDGPLLILAGAGSGKTRVLTHRIAALIATGRAAPEQILAVTFTNKAAREMEHRTQTLLRELGLGKGESSFNQQDRMWISTFHSIGARLLREHIELLDYRPFFGIYDTGEQLAMVKKVASALGYDEKLYPAKLFAGRINSVKTDGLTPDDVRKRRHLMDEQQLAVFERYEEEMKRANALDFGDLLIKTHQLFRDYPAVLEAYRNKFRYIMVDEYQDTNSVQYKIVRMLSDGHQNLCVVGDEDQSIYSWRGADIQNILSFEKDFPNSKVVKLEENYRSTQTIIGAATHVIRNNTQRKDKTLFTNNPVGEPIIVREEQNEYDEARFVVNEIAKLIRETDASPEEISVFYRTNAQSRVLEEQFRSRTIPYRIVGGMKFYDRMEVKDILGYLKLVLNPSDDISFKRVINVPARGIGKTTVERIEAISNQSRISMVEAASMAVDNREFNSGTTSKVRSFLNLLVALREEARQVSLPDLSIAVVDKTEYAKRLIADGSPEAEARIENLEELQNAISKFAEERGEEGHLQAFLEEMALVSDADDTGNGNGGERAVTMMTLHISKGLEYPYVFIVGCEENLFPSGRATDSADPTEIEEERRLCYVGMTRAEKRLFMTHARTRKVWGTDQMNPPSRFLKELPKEGVVQQSSVSSRPRFLDRWGGDDTQASQYGTSKSHPLMGSAGSARGGSPFPDYENGSDSFDDASSGPEYRKGLRVRHPSYGVGQVLQVEGSGGDTKVTVVFSDNTVKKFVAKYARLERT from the coding sequence ATGCGACATGAAGGATCTACAACTCTTCTGGAGGCGATTACACGTGGACTTAATCCACCACAGGCCGAGGCCGTTGAAGCGATGGACGGGCCGCTTTTGATTTTGGCTGGCGCTGGATCTGGGAAGACACGTGTTCTGACCCATCGGATTGCGGCCCTGATCGCGACGGGTCGTGCGGCCCCCGAACAAATACTTGCCGTGACATTTACCAACAAAGCCGCGCGCGAAATGGAGCACCGAACTCAAACGCTGCTTCGCGAACTTGGTCTTGGCAAAGGCGAATCCTCTTTCAATCAACAAGACCGAATGTGGATCTCGACTTTTCACTCGATCGGCGCGCGCCTGCTTCGTGAACACATTGAACTCCTCGATTATCGACCCTTCTTTGGTATCTATGACACAGGGGAACAACTGGCGATGGTTAAGAAGGTCGCCTCGGCACTTGGATACGACGAAAAGCTCTATCCCGCCAAGTTATTTGCTGGACGAATCAATTCCGTCAAAACTGATGGGCTAACGCCTGATGATGTTCGAAAGCGGCGCCATCTGATGGACGAACAACAGCTTGCGGTCTTTGAACGCTACGAAGAGGAAATGAAGCGAGCCAATGCCCTCGATTTCGGTGATCTTCTGATTAAGACTCATCAGCTTTTTCGCGATTATCCTGCGGTGCTTGAAGCCTACAGAAATAAATTTCGCTACATCATGGTGGACGAGTATCAAGATACAAACTCGGTGCAGTACAAAATCGTCAGAATGCTTTCCGATGGCCATCAAAATCTCTGCGTTGTCGGTGACGAAGATCAATCGATTTATTCTTGGCGTGGTGCCGACATCCAAAACATCTTGTCTTTCGAAAAAGACTTTCCGAATTCCAAGGTCGTCAAGCTTGAAGAAAACTATCGGTCCACTCAAACCATCATAGGCGCCGCAACCCACGTCATCCGCAACAACACTCAAAGAAAAGACAAAACTCTTTTCACAAATAACCCCGTAGGCGAACCGATCATCGTACGCGAAGAGCAGAATGAATACGATGAGGCGCGATTTGTAGTAAATGAAATCGCGAAACTCATTCGTGAAACCGATGCTTCGCCAGAAGAGATTTCCGTTTTCTATCGAACCAATGCACAAAGCCGGGTTCTTGAAGAACAGTTTCGCTCGCGCACAATTCCCTACCGAATTGTTGGCGGTATGAAGTTTTACGACCGGATGGAAGTAAAAGATATTCTTGGCTATTTGAAGCTCGTATTGAATCCAAGCGATGACATCAGCTTTAAACGGGTCATTAACGTTCCCGCGCGCGGAATTGGAAAAACAACCGTGGAACGAATTGAGGCGATCTCGAACCAAAGTCGTATTTCGATGGTGGAGGCCGCGTCGATGGCGGTCGATAACCGCGAATTCAATTCTGGTACTACGTCAAAAGTTCGCAGCTTCTTAAACCTCCTAGTTGCCCTTCGCGAAGAAGCCCGCCAAGTTTCGCTTCCTGACCTGTCGATCGCCGTTGTCGACAAAACGGAGTACGCAAAACGGTTGATCGCCGACGGCTCGCCTGAAGCTGAAGCGCGAATTGAAAACCTTGAAGAATTGCAAAACGCGATTTCTAAATTTGCGGAAGAACGAGGCGAAGAAGGTCACCTACAGGCATTTTTAGAAGAAATGGCACTGGTCAGCGATGCGGATGACACTGGCAACGGTAATGGCGGCGAACGTGCCGTCACGATGATGACGCTTCATATTTCGAAGGGTCTTGAATACCCTTATGTCTTCATCGTTGGTTGTGAAGAAAATCTTTTCCCAAGTGGACGCGCCACAGATTCAGCAGATCCAACGGAAATCGAAGAAGAACGAAGACTTTGTTACGTCGGTATGACTCGTGCTGAAAAACGACTTTTCATGACCCACGCTAGGACTAGAAAAGTTTGGGGCACAGACCAGATGAATCCACCAAGTCGATTTTTAAAAGAGCTTCCAAAGGAGGGCGTCGTTCAGCAGTCCTCTGTTTCAAGTCGACCGCGGTTCTTAGATCGTTGGGGCGGTGACGATACGCAAGCGTCACAATATGGAACTTCTAAATCCCATCCTTTGATGGGTTCTGCAGGTTCCGCGCGAGGCGGATCGCCGTTTCCAGATTATGAAAATGGGAGCGACTCGTTTGATGATGCGTCCTCGGGACCTGAATATCGAAAAGGTTTGCGCGTAAGACATCCTTCGTATGGCGTCGGTCAAGTTCTGCAGGTTGAAGGAAGTGGTGGCGACACGAAAGTGACCGTTGTTTTTTCGGACAATACAGTGAAAAAGTTTGTCGCAAAGTATGCGCGCTTAGAGCGAACCTGA